One window from the genome of Micromonospora aurantiaca ATCC 27029 encodes:
- a CDS encoding Asp23/Gls24 family envelope stress response protein, translated as MADEATQELSITPDAVAGGTTHVSDEVVEKIAVAATRGVPGVAELGGDVARFFNAVLDRVGLDQVGDARRGCSAHVTNGAAVINLVLVIAAGHPVPQVTDEVRAAVASAVEAYGLRVDEINIKVDDVAMGSPPPAA; from the coding sequence ATGGCTGACGAGGCGACCCAGGAACTGTCGATCACGCCGGACGCGGTGGCGGGCGGGACCACGCACGTCTCCGACGAGGTGGTGGAGAAGATCGCGGTGGCCGCCACCCGCGGGGTGCCCGGGGTGGCCGAGCTGGGCGGTGACGTGGCCCGGTTCTTCAACGCGGTGCTCGACCGGGTCGGGCTCGATCAGGTCGGCGACGCCCGCCGGGGCTGCTCGGCCCACGTCACGAACGGCGCGGCGGTGATCAACCTGGTCCTCGTGATCGCGGCCGGTCACCCGGTTCCGCAGGTCACCGACGAGGTGCGGGCCGCTGTCGCGTCCGCCGTCGAGGCGTACGGGCTGCGGGTCGACGAGATCAACATCAAGGTCGACGACGTGGCGATGGGCTCGCCGCCTCCTGCCGCCTGA
- a CDS encoding ABC transporter permease, with protein sequence MPPSNDPAPAEPTAADRKERIIRSVALFVMPFLMVTMMFATYVGTMHSPHPRQMPVAVIGSGAEAQGVVDALNATAGEPVEARLVASRDAAVELLRDREISGALQLPAAGSDQATIITASAAGASRAGTAQQLLAPVAVQQQWASTTEDVAPLPDDDRAGISVLFAAMGMMLAGYVPLSMLLMATPHLLRLRRFVPLAAGWSALTSTIIWLILGPGVGAVDGHYLTFLGVGMLTTGAVGLAQLLFTKVMGPLAVLLGMLFFVVLGMPASNLALPVDTMPGFFQFLHGVLPLPAAGEALRSALYFDGRGIGVHLLTLAAWIVAAVLLCLLKERGGAPIPQAPQVDGPDTPLPALAGGPPRSKRFRYVTVAAFPLSILVAVVGLMSFSMHKPEPHDIPVAVVAAVPEQAEQVAAGLRAGLGGVADISVAASVDEARERILAQDLVAAYVLPATPGGEATLYSSSAAGSSQHMMVQTMFRQVAAGQQTPLAVTDVAPLSRTDTMGSNSLYVGMSWIMSGFLMLAVLRGGAPHLRRLRQFLPILGGWAIGMATWLWLLFDVIIGAVDGSALEMIGFGALTIFAVSSVTGVFTRTFGLAAIVPMMVVLMMAGVPASGGGLSIYMVPEFFRTLQGVLPLPAAVDTARSLTYFDGVGVGRNLAVVAIWAAVGLLLNLGVDWWLRRRERTAGGTGPHPAPDTSGGLDGIVGEPAPAGAR encoded by the coding sequence GTGCCGCCCTCCAACGACCCGGCGCCCGCCGAGCCGACCGCCGCCGACCGCAAGGAGCGGATCATCCGCTCGGTCGCCCTCTTCGTCATGCCGTTCCTCATGGTCACGATGATGTTCGCGACCTACGTGGGAACGATGCACTCGCCGCACCCCCGCCAGATGCCGGTGGCGGTGATCGGCAGCGGCGCCGAGGCCCAGGGCGTCGTCGACGCGTTGAACGCCACAGCCGGCGAGCCGGTCGAGGCCCGGCTGGTCGCGTCCCGGGACGCCGCCGTGGAACTCCTGCGGGACCGGGAGATCAGCGGCGCGTTGCAGCTCCCGGCGGCGGGTTCGGACCAGGCGACGATCATCACCGCGTCGGCGGCCGGCGCCTCCCGCGCCGGCACCGCGCAACAGCTCCTCGCCCCGGTCGCCGTGCAGCAGCAGTGGGCGTCCACCACCGAGGACGTCGCGCCGCTGCCCGACGACGACCGGGCCGGCATCTCGGTGCTGTTCGCCGCGATGGGCATGATGCTCGCCGGCTACGTACCGCTGAGCATGCTCCTGATGGCCACCCCGCACCTGCTGCGCCTGCGGCGGTTCGTTCCGCTGGCGGCCGGCTGGTCGGCGCTGACCAGCACGATCATCTGGCTGATCCTCGGACCCGGTGTGGGCGCGGTCGACGGCCACTACCTCACGTTCCTCGGCGTCGGCATGCTCACGACCGGTGCCGTCGGTCTCGCCCAGCTGCTCTTCACCAAGGTGATGGGGCCGCTGGCGGTCCTGCTCGGGATGCTGTTCTTCGTCGTGCTCGGCATGCCCGCGTCGAACCTGGCGCTGCCGGTCGACACGATGCCCGGCTTCTTTCAGTTCCTGCACGGGGTGCTGCCCCTGCCGGCGGCCGGTGAGGCGCTGCGGTCGGCGCTCTACTTCGACGGCCGGGGCATCGGCGTCCACCTGCTGACGCTCGCCGCCTGGATCGTCGCCGCCGTGCTGCTCTGCCTGCTCAAGGAGCGCGGCGGGGCGCCGATCCCGCAGGCGCCGCAGGTCGACGGCCCGGACACGCCGCTGCCCGCGCTCGCCGGCGGCCCGCCGCGGTCCAAGCGGTTCCGGTACGTGACGGTGGCGGCGTTCCCGCTGAGCATCCTGGTCGCCGTGGTGGGCCTGATGAGCTTCTCCATGCACAAGCCCGAGCCGCACGACATCCCGGTAGCCGTGGTCGCCGCCGTCCCCGAGCAGGCGGAGCAGGTCGCCGCCGGCCTGCGGGCCGGTCTCGGCGGGGTCGCCGACATCTCCGTGGCCGCGTCGGTGGACGAGGCGAGGGAGCGCATCCTCGCCCAGGACCTGGTCGCCGCGTACGTGCTGCCCGCGACACCGGGCGGCGAGGCGACCCTGTACTCGTCGTCGGCCGCCGGTTCCAGCCAGCACATGATGGTGCAGACCATGTTCCGCCAGGTCGCCGCCGGGCAGCAGACGCCGCTGGCGGTCACCGACGTGGCGCCGCTCAGCAGGACCGACACGATGGGCAGCAACAGCCTGTACGTCGGCATGTCCTGGATCATGTCCGGGTTCCTGATGCTCGCCGTGCTCCGGGGCGGGGCACCGCACCTGCGGCGGCTGCGCCAGTTCCTGCCGATCCTCGGCGGCTGGGCGATCGGCATGGCCACCTGGCTGTGGCTGCTGTTCGACGTGATCATCGGCGCGGTCGACGGGAGCGCCCTGGAGATGATCGGTTTCGGGGCCCTCACCATCTTCGCCGTGTCGTCGGTGACCGGGGTCTTCACCCGCACCTTCGGCCTCGCCGCGATCGTCCCGATGATGGTGGTGCTGATGATGGCCGGCGTACCGGCCTCCGGCGGCGGCCTGTCGATCTACATGGTGCCGGAGTTCTTCCGGACGCTCCAGGGCGTCCTGCCGCTGCCCGCCGCCGTGGACACGGCCCGGTCGCTCACCTACTTCGACGGCGTCGGCGTCGGGCGGAACCTCGCCGTCGTGGCGATCTGGGCAGCGGTCGGCCTGCTGCTCAACCTCGGCGTCGACTGGTGGCTCCGGCGCCGGGAGCGGACGGCCGGCGGAACCGGGCCGCACCCGGCGCCGGACACCTCCGGCGGGCTGGACGGGATCGTCGGCGAGCCGGCGCCGGCCGGGGCGCGCTGA
- the meaB gene encoding methylmalonyl Co-A mutase-associated GTPase MeaB: MNDASNAPAAATGPVRRSRDVPMLVERARAGDPRAVARLITLVESGDEVLPQVAAALAPYAGHAQVVGLTGSPGVGKSTTTNELVRALRARGHRVGVLAIDPSSPFTGGAILGDRVRMQDHATDPGVYIRSMSSRGHLGGLSAATPQAVRVLEGAGCDVVLVETVGVGQAEVEVASLADTTLVLLAPGMGDAIQAVKAGILEIADVFVVNKADRDGADATVRDIQGMIALGERGPGEWRPQVVRSIAARAEGIDDIAAAIDKHRDWLERHGELRRRREARAAAEIEAIALGVLRARIGSLRDGTQLPTLAAKVAEGAIDPYAAAEELLSQLGS; encoded by the coding sequence TTGAACGACGCGAGTAACGCCCCGGCGGCGGCCACCGGCCCGGTGCGCCGCAGCCGGGACGTACCCATGCTGGTGGAACGGGCCCGCGCGGGTGACCCCCGCGCGGTGGCCCGGCTGATCACCCTGGTCGAGTCCGGCGACGAGGTGTTGCCGCAGGTGGCGGCGGCGCTCGCGCCGTACGCCGGGCACGCCCAGGTGGTCGGCCTGACCGGCTCGCCCGGCGTGGGCAAGTCGACGACCACGAACGAGCTGGTCCGGGCGCTGCGGGCGCGCGGTCACCGGGTCGGCGTGCTGGCCATCGACCCGTCCAGCCCGTTCACCGGCGGCGCGATCCTCGGTGACCGGGTCCGGATGCAGGACCACGCGACCGACCCGGGCGTCTACATCCGCTCGATGTCCAGCCGGGGCCACCTGGGCGGTCTCTCTGCGGCGACGCCGCAGGCGGTGCGGGTGCTGGAGGGCGCCGGCTGCGACGTGGTGCTCGTCGAGACCGTCGGCGTCGGGCAGGCCGAGGTGGAGGTGGCCTCGCTGGCCGACACCACGCTCGTGCTGCTCGCGCCGGGCATGGGCGACGCGATCCAGGCGGTCAAGGCCGGCATCCTGGAGATCGCCGACGTCTTCGTGGTGAACAAGGCCGACCGGGACGGCGCGGACGCCACCGTCCGCGACATCCAGGGCATGATCGCGCTCGGCGAGCGCGGGCCGGGGGAGTGGCGGCCGCAGGTGGTGCGCTCGATCGCCGCCCGCGCCGAGGGCATCGACGACATCGCCGCCGCGATCGACAAGCACCGCGACTGGCTGGAGCGCCACGGCGAGCTGCGCCGCCGCCGGGAGGCGCGGGCCGCCGCCGAGATCGAGGCCATCGCGCTGGGCGTGCTGCGCGCCCGGATCGGCTCACTGCGCGACGGTACGCAGCTCCCGACGCTCGCGGCCAAGGTGGCCGAGGGCGCCATCGATCCGTACGCCGCGGCGGAGGAACTGCTCTCCCAGCTCGGCTCCTGA
- a CDS encoding FadR/GntR family transcriptional regulator → MRAYEGIVRQVEERIAAGDLRPGDRLPSERELTTQFDVSRSTVREALRVLESSGLVRSRPGDPLGPQVIASTASAMRKLFARVVDSRRLGVAELLQFRMIIESAAGSVAARQASPSELDELEQALAGMRDAVADGYEAFSAADVRFHEHVARLSGNELLVLCLDAVRSMVLDLISTKLAEAPDREALMERTLAHHRRVIDAMRAGEADEVARLTRQELHHYYAEYVPEARRSMVDVLL, encoded by the coding sequence GTGAGGGCGTACGAGGGGATCGTCCGGCAGGTCGAGGAGCGGATCGCCGCCGGCGATCTGCGGCCGGGGGACCGGCTGCCCAGCGAGCGCGAGCTGACGACCCAGTTCGACGTCAGCCGGTCGACCGTGCGTGAGGCGCTGCGCGTGCTGGAGAGCAGCGGCCTGGTCCGCTCGCGCCCCGGTGACCCGCTCGGGCCCCAGGTGATCGCCTCGACCGCCTCGGCGATGCGCAAGCTGTTCGCCCGGGTCGTGGACAGCCGGCGGCTCGGCGTGGCGGAGCTGCTCCAGTTCCGCATGATCATCGAATCGGCGGCGGGATCGGTCGCGGCCCGGCAGGCGTCACCGTCCGAGTTGGACGAACTGGAGCAGGCGCTGGCGGGCATGCGGGACGCGGTGGCCGACGGCTACGAGGCGTTCAGCGCGGCGGACGTCCGCTTCCACGAGCACGTCGCCCGCCTGTCCGGGAACGAACTTCTGGTGCTCTGCCTCGACGCGGTCCGCAGCATGGTGCTCGATCTGATCTCCACGAAGCTCGCGGAGGCCCCGGATCGTGAGGCGCTGATGGAGCGCACGCTCGCGCACCACCGCCGGGTCATCGACGCGATGCGCGCGGGCGAGGCCGACGAGGTGGCCCGGCTGACCCGCCAGGAACTGCACCACTACTACGCCGAGTACGTGCCGGAGGCGCGGCGCTCGATGGTGGACGTATTGCTCTGA
- a CDS encoding TetR/AcrR family transcriptional regulator gives MARSEAARTALLDAAERLFAETGIAQVSDRRIAEVAGNTNHSAVRYYFGGREGLLRALVARHMDALAEPRRAMPAQPDSVLGDVRSLVQPSMAVLAGLPRPSWRARFLAQALHDPTLRVLMREAFESAFVDLPVRASLASRLAHLDPGVVAGRAALIARIVMTATAEVEARAEQDGQDPRWLDVGDFLADAIAGMLAAPVSRAAGTANPLTEAEL, from the coding sequence ATGGCACGGTCGGAGGCGGCCCGTACCGCGCTGCTCGACGCCGCCGAACGCCTGTTCGCCGAGACGGGGATCGCGCAGGTCTCCGACCGCAGGATCGCCGAGGTCGCGGGCAACACGAACCACTCCGCGGTGCGGTACTACTTCGGCGGCCGGGAGGGCCTGCTCCGGGCACTGGTCGCCCGGCACATGGACGCCCTGGCCGAACCCCGCCGGGCGATGCCCGCGCAACCCGACTCGGTGCTCGGCGACGTCCGCAGCCTCGTACAGCCGTCCATGGCGGTGCTCGCCGGCCTGCCCCGGCCGAGCTGGCGGGCACGTTTCCTCGCCCAGGCCCTGCACGACCCGACGCTGCGGGTGCTGATGCGCGAGGCGTTCGAGTCGGCCTTCGTCGACCTGCCGGTCCGCGCCTCACTGGCGTCCCGCCTGGCGCACCTCGATCCGGGGGTGGTGGCCGGCCGGGCAGCCCTGATCGCCCGCATCGTCATGACCGCCACCGCCGAGGTCGAGGCCCGCGCCGAACAGGACGGGCAGGACCCGCGCTGGCTGGACGTCGGGGACTTCCTCGCCGACGCCATCGCCGGCATGCTGGCGGCCCCGGTCAGCCGGGCCGCCGGAACCGCCAACCCGCTCACCGAAGCGGAACTCTGA
- a CDS encoding acetyl-CoA C-acetyltransferase has product MASVIVSGARTPMGRLLGNLKDLPATKLGGIAIKAALERAGVAPEQVQYVIMGQVLQAGAGQIPARQAAVEAGIPMSTPALTINKVCLSGLDAIALADQLIRAGEFDVVVAGGMESMTNAPHLLLGQRSGYKYGDVTVKDHMALDGLTDAWDCCSMGESTERHGAKHGITREEQDAFSAASHQRAAAAQKNGHFGDEITPVVIPQRKGDPLVISEDEGIRPDTTAESLGKLRPAFAKDGTITAGSSSPISDGAAAVVVMSKAKAKELGLTWLAEIGAHGNVAGPDNSLHSQPSNAINHALKKGGLSIEDLDLIEINEAFAAVGIQSTRDLGISPDKVNVNGGAIALGHPIGMSGARLVLTLAMELKRRGGGTGAAALCGGGGQGDALIIHVPNGAES; this is encoded by the coding sequence ATGGCTTCGGTGATCGTCAGCGGCGCGCGGACCCCCATGGGGCGCCTGCTGGGCAACCTCAAGGACCTCCCCGCGACCAAGCTGGGTGGCATCGCGATCAAGGCGGCCCTGGAGCGCGCCGGCGTCGCGCCCGAGCAGGTCCAGTACGTGATCATGGGCCAGGTGCTCCAGGCCGGCGCCGGGCAGATCCCGGCCCGGCAGGCGGCCGTCGAGGCCGGCATCCCGATGTCCACCCCGGCGCTGACCATCAACAAGGTCTGCCTCTCCGGGCTGGACGCGATCGCGCTCGCCGACCAGCTCATCCGGGCCGGTGAGTTCGACGTCGTGGTGGCCGGCGGCATGGAGTCCATGACGAACGCCCCGCACCTGCTGCTCGGTCAGCGCTCCGGCTACAAGTACGGCGACGTGACCGTCAAGGACCACATGGCCCTCGACGGCCTCACCGACGCCTGGGACTGCTGCTCGATGGGCGAGTCCACCGAGCGCCACGGCGCGAAGCACGGCATCACCCGCGAGGAGCAGGACGCGTTCTCCGCGGCCAGCCACCAGCGCGCCGCCGCCGCGCAGAAGAACGGCCACTTCGGCGACGAGATCACCCCGGTGGTCATCCCGCAGCGCAAGGGCGACCCGCTGGTGATCAGCGAGGACGAGGGCATCCGCCCGGACACCACCGCCGAGTCGCTCGGCAAGCTGCGTCCCGCCTTCGCCAAGGACGGCACCATCACCGCCGGCAGCTCCTCGCCGATCTCCGACGGCGCCGCCGCCGTGGTCGTGATGAGCAAGGCCAAGGCCAAGGAACTGGGCCTGACCTGGCTGGCCGAGATCGGCGCCCACGGCAACGTGGCCGGCCCGGACAACTCCCTGCACTCGCAGCCGTCGAACGCGATCAACCACGCCCTGAAGAAGGGTGGCCTGAGCATCGAGGACCTCGACCTCATCGAGATCAACGAGGCGTTCGCGGCGGTGGGCATCCAGTCCACCCGTGACCTCGGCATCAGCCCCGACAAGGTCAACGTCAACGGCGGCGCGATCGCGCTCGGCCACCCGATCGGCATGTCCGGCGCCCGCCTCGTCCTCACGCTCGCGATGGAGCTGAAGCGGCGCGGCGGCGGCACCGGCGCGGCCGCGCTCTGCGGCGGTGGCGGGCAGGGCGACGCGCTGATCATCCACGTACCGAACGGCGCCGAGAGCTGA
- the mce gene encoding methylmalonyl-CoA epimerase — MAENSPVEPAAEFVTDIGLRRIDHVGIAVGDLDAAIDFYQRTFGMRCVHTETNAEQGVREAMLAVGPDASGGMVQLLAPLSPDTTIGKFLDKRGPGIQQVAYTVADIDVACAALRERGVRLLYDAPRRGTSDSRVNFVHPKDAGGVLIELVQPA, encoded by the coding sequence ATGGCTGAGAACTCCCCCGTCGAGCCCGCTGCCGAGTTTGTCACAGACATCGGCCTGCGCCGCATCGACCACGTCGGGATCGCCGTCGGCGACCTGGACGCCGCGATCGACTTCTACCAGCGCACGTTCGGGATGCGCTGCGTGCACACCGAGACCAACGCCGAGCAGGGCGTACGCGAGGCGATGCTCGCGGTCGGCCCGGACGCCTCCGGCGGCATGGTGCAGCTGCTCGCCCCGCTCTCGCCGGACACCACGATCGGCAAGTTCCTGGACAAGCGTGGTCCCGGCATCCAGCAGGTGGCGTACACGGTGGCGGACATCGACGTGGCCTGCGCGGCGCTGCGCGAGCGCGGCGTCCGGCTGCTCTACGACGCGCCCCGGCGCGGCACCTCGGACTCCCGGGTCAACTTCGTGCACCCCAAGGACGCCGGCGGTGTGCTGATCGAGCTGGTCCAGCCCGCCTGA